The Arachis hypogaea cultivar Tifrunner chromosome 16, arahy.Tifrunner.gnm2.J5K5, whole genome shotgun sequence genome contains a region encoding:
- the LOC140180207 gene encoding protein MAIN-LIKE 2-like yields MLAALVEWWRLETHTFVMPVGEVIVTLENVLHIFGLPIDGEVVTGWTDSSHDLVNQSLAIFSIEPQVNSSSKSYINLSWVCHIRDTQRLDTWESVMRYVRCHIFYLLGTTIFADKSTAYADTQHLPLLQNFD; encoded by the coding sequence ATGTTAGCTGCTCTTGTGGAATGGTGGCGGCTGGAGACACATACATTTGTAATGCCAGTGGGTGAGGTTATAGTGACACTAGAGAACGTGTTACATATATTCGGCCTACCGATCGATGGAGAGGTTGTGACTGGTTGGACCGATAGCAGTCACGACTTGGTCAACCAAAGCCTCGCGATATTCAGCATTGAACCCCAAGTGAACAGTTCCTCCAAGAGCTACATAAATCTTTCATGGGTTTGCCATATTAGAGACACACAGCGTTTGGACACATGGGAGTCTGTTATGCGCTATGTTAGGTGTCACATCTTCTATCTGCTGGGAACCACCATCTTCGCGGATAAGTCGACGGCATATGCCGACACACAGCATCTACCACTGCTCCAGAATTTTGATTAG